One window of Calypte anna isolate BGI_N300 chromosome 9, bCalAnn1_v1.p, whole genome shotgun sequence genomic DNA carries:
- the SCG2 gene encoding secretogranin-2, with product MAKPKTSQLESACALTFLLVVICGVDAASFQQHQLLQKDPDYVMKNLQRFPNPDMIKALEYIEDLRKQANKGESSPDYSSYQSGPYLLQQKESKDQVHLADNVRDSLTEDESQWVKVMLEALRQAEKESKVGPKESKPYGLSPDSNFPAGITDDYEAYKWPERWQKYLKMPLGHYEESSRDSPFKRTNEIVEEQYTPQSLATLESVFQELGKMAGPSNHKKERVDEDQKLYTDDEDDVYKVNNIAYEDVVGGEDWNPIEEKVESQIQEEVKDSKEEIDKHEEEIEDGMKRSGKLSFLEDEIRRDNKDQMSEDVSKLMNYYLKRLMGSAANRKLRTGGELEEKRAPVLLDKQFNPQSVAQLIEISRSLQIPPEDLIDMLKAGEKKQLQSERLEAEQDMEFPEDLDEIAETNLGQSDLFKNNVISKNGYLKQPLNVMPENLPEDLNIEDIVSLLGADSFANQNPSYLLNRLNPENDLPRLPYAPRRLKGRPIPKAAWLSDLERRQMEYEKLNEKDEELADYLAKVLAKYPEVINVNQVKRVPVPASESDLQEAEGLEQSLREQLSQLGPQEAAKLASLSKRLSLAGESDDTQNRQYLDEDMLGKVLEYLKQEKSELERDHITKRAMENM from the coding sequence ATGGCCAAGCCTAAAACCTCCCAGCTTGAATCAGCCTGTGCTCTCACCTTTCTCCTTGTTGTAATCTGTGGGGTTGATGCAGCTTCCTTCCAGCAGCATCAGTTGCTTCAGAAAGATCCAGACTATGTGATGAAAAACTTGCAGAGGTTCCCAAACCCTGACATGATCAAAGCTTTGGAATACATAGAAGACCTTCGTAAGCAAGCTAACAAGGGAGAAAGCAGCCCTGATTACAGCTCTTATCAAAGTGGCCCCTACCTCctgcaacagaaagaaagcaaagatcaGGTCCACCTGGCAGATAATGTCAGGGATTCCCTGACTGAAGATGAGTCCCAGTGGGTCAAGGTCATGTTGGAAGCTCTGCGGCAAGCTGAGAAAGAGTCAAAAGTTGGCCCCAAGGAAAGCAAACCCTACGGACTGAGTCCAGACAGCAACTTCCCAGCTGGAATAACTGATGATTACGAGGCTTACAAGTGGCCTGAGAGATGGCAAAAATACCTCAAAATGCCACTGGGGCACTATGAAGAGAGCTCAAGGGACAGTCCTTTCAAGCGTACGAATGAGATAGTGGAGGAACAGTACACACCCCAAAGCCTTGCCACGCTGGAGTCCGTGttccaggagctggggaagatgGCAGGACCAAGTAAccacaagaaagaaagagtgGATGAGGACCAGAAACTGTATACAGATGATGAAGATGATGTATATAAAGTGAATAACATCGCCTACGAAGATGTGGTCGGAGGGGAAGACTGGAATCCCATAGAGGAAAAAGTGGAAAGTCAAATCCAGGAAGAGGTAAAAGATAGCAAGGAGGAAATCGACAAACATGAGGAGGAGATTGAGGATGGAATGAAAAGATCAGGGAAGCTCAGCTTCCTTGAGGATGAAATAAGGAGAGATAATAAAGATCAAATGTCAGAGGATGTCTCAAAGCTAATGAATTATTACCTGAAGAGGCTGATGGGCAGTGCTGCCAACAGGAAACTAAGGACTGGAGGAgaacttgaggaaaaaagagcacCCGTGCTTTTGGATAAGCAATTCAATCCTCAGTCTGTAGCTCAGCTGATAGAAATCTCACGGAGCTTACAAATTCCTCCCGAGGATTTAATAGACATGTtgaaagctggagaaaaaaagcagcttcagaGCGAAAGGTTGGAAGCTGAGCAGGACATGGAATTCCCAGAAGACCTCGACGAGATTGCTGAAACCAATCTAGGGCAGAGCGATCTCTTTAAAAACAATGTCATCTCTAAAAATGGGTACCTGAAACAGCCCCTGAACGTTATGCCAGAAAACCTACCCGAAGACCTCAATATTGAAGACATTGTCAGCCTCCTGGGAGCCGACAGCTTCGCTAATCAGAACCCCTCCTACTTACTGAATCGTCTGAATCCAGAAAACGATCTGCCAAGACTGCCTTACGCTCCCCGGAGACTGAAAGGACGCCCGATTCCTAAAGCTGCCTGGCTGAGTGACTTGGAAAGGAGGCAGATGGAGTACGAGAAACTGAACGAGAAGGACGAAGAGCTGGCCGATTACTTGGCAAAAGTGTTGGCCAAATATCCTGAGGTGATCAACGTGAACCAGGTAAAAAGGGTCCCGGTTCCAGCCTCGGAAAGCGACTTGCAGGaagctgaggggctggagcaatccctcagggagcagctgagccagcTGGGACCACAGGAGGCAGCCAAGTTGGCCTCGCTCAGCAAAAGGCTTTCCTTGGCTGGGGAAAGCGATGACACACAGAACAGGCAGTACCTGGATGAGGATATGCTAGGAAAAGTGCTGGAGTACCTAAAACAGGAGAAGTCAGAGCTTGAAAGAGATCACATTACTAAACGGGCAATGGAAAACATGTAA